One part of the Nocardioides zeae genome encodes these proteins:
- a CDS encoding AAA family ATPase: protein MAEPRSLGVPAAGLVLLVGASGSGKSTFAARHFAPTEVVSSDTCRALVADDAEDQSATPDAFDLLQHLVGIRLRRGLLTVVDATNVQSDARAQLVSLARSHDLLVDAIVLKVPARVAVERHRASGRTFGRVPVERIVERHDRDLRRSLRGLRREGFRRVHVLDGVEEVDAATIVRERSWNDRRELTGPFDIVGDVHGCASELRTLLERLGWRLERDDAGRAVGAHHPEGRTAVFVGDLVDRGPDTPGVLRLVSGMVAAGTALCVTGNHEDKLVRARSGAAG, encoded by the coding sequence GTGGCTGAGCCTCGATCCCTCGGTGTCCCCGCCGCGGGTCTCGTGCTGCTCGTCGGCGCGTCCGGCAGCGGCAAGTCGACCTTCGCCGCGCGCCACTTCGCCCCGACCGAGGTCGTCTCGTCCGACACCTGTCGCGCGCTCGTCGCCGACGACGCGGAGGACCAGTCGGCGACGCCCGACGCGTTCGACCTCCTGCAGCACCTCGTCGGCATCCGCCTGCGCCGGGGCCTCCTGACGGTCGTCGACGCCACCAACGTGCAGTCGGATGCCCGCGCACAGCTGGTGTCGCTGGCGCGCAGCCACGACCTCCTCGTCGACGCGATCGTGCTCAAGGTCCCCGCCCGGGTCGCCGTCGAGCGCCACCGCGCGAGCGGACGGACCTTCGGTCGCGTGCCCGTCGAGCGGATCGTCGAGCGGCACGACCGCGACCTTCGCCGTTCGCTGCGCGGGCTGCGCCGCGAGGGCTTCCGCCGGGTCCACGTGCTCGACGGCGTCGAGGAGGTCGACGCCGCCACGATCGTGCGTGAGCGCTCCTGGAACGACCGGCGCGAGCTCACCGGACCGTTCGACATCGTCGGCGACGTGCACGGCTGCGCCAGCGAGCTCCGCACCCTGCTCGAGCGGCTCGGCTGGCGGCTCGAGCGCGACGACGCGGGGCGGGCCGTCGGCGCCCACCACCCCGAGGGCCGCACCGCGGTGTTCGTCGGCGACCTCGTCGACCGCGGCCCCGACACCCCGGGCGTGCTCCGGCTCGTGTCCGGCATGGTCGCGGCGGGCACGGCCCTCTGCGTCACGGGCAACCACGAGGACAAGCTCGTCCGGGCGCGCTCCGGGGCCGCCGGGTGA
- a CDS encoding 3' terminal RNA ribose 2'-O-methyltransferase Hen1: protein MLLTVSTTHRPATDLGYLLFKHPDRVQEFEQSFGSATVFYPEATEERCTAALVLDVDPVRLVRSRPQGTPDFSLAQYVNDRPYAASSLLAVAIRRVFSTARSGRCDARPELAGTPIPLEVRLPAVPCRPGGETGRELLRRIFEPLGWEVDARDVPLDETIPDWGPSRYLDLTLRGRVVLADALNQLHVLLPALDQAKHYWQAPDEVEKLLRSGGDWLATHPERDLITRRYLGRRRALAREALARLEELDGRAAAEVEPETDESGRPEGQGKRARPPLNQLRREAVLGVLDELAAAGATSVVDLGCGGGQLLADVLARPAYAVVAGTDVSAVGVLATQRRLRVDERSLRRTPDRQAEALRARISVFQASVTYTDERFAGYDAAVLMEVVEHLDPERLPALERVVFGEARPGAVVVTTPNADHNVRYPGLTGFRHPDHRFEWSREEFAAWCDGVAARTGYTVERRWVGEVDPEVGAPTQMGVFRRG from the coding sequence GTGCTCCTGACCGTCTCGACCACCCACCGGCCCGCGACCGACCTGGGGTACCTGCTGTTCAAGCACCCCGACCGCGTGCAGGAGTTCGAGCAGTCCTTCGGGTCGGCGACGGTCTTCTACCCGGAGGCGACGGAGGAGCGGTGCACGGCAGCGCTCGTGCTCGACGTCGACCCGGTGCGCCTCGTGCGCTCCCGTCCGCAGGGCACGCCGGACTTCTCGCTGGCGCAGTACGTCAACGACCGGCCCTACGCGGCGTCCTCCCTCCTCGCCGTCGCGATCCGCCGGGTGTTCAGCACGGCCCGCAGCGGCCGGTGCGACGCACGCCCCGAGCTCGCGGGCACGCCGATCCCGCTGGAGGTGCGCCTGCCCGCGGTGCCCTGCCGCCCCGGCGGTGAGACGGGACGCGAGCTGCTGCGCCGCATCTTCGAGCCCCTGGGGTGGGAGGTGGACGCGCGCGACGTGCCGCTCGACGAGACGATCCCGGACTGGGGACCGTCGCGGTACCTCGACCTGACCCTGCGGGGCCGGGTCGTGCTCGCCGACGCGCTCAACCAGCTCCACGTGCTGCTGCCGGCGCTCGACCAGGCGAAGCACTACTGGCAGGCGCCGGACGAGGTCGAGAAGCTCCTCCGCTCGGGCGGCGACTGGCTCGCCACCCACCCGGAGCGGGACCTCATCACCCGGCGCTACCTGGGTCGGCGGCGGGCGCTGGCGCGCGAGGCGCTCGCGCGGCTCGAGGAGCTGGACGGCCGGGCCGCGGCCGAGGTCGAGCCCGAGACCGACGAGAGCGGGCGGCCGGAGGGCCAGGGCAAGCGGGCCCGCCCGCCCCTCAACCAGCTGCGCCGCGAGGCGGTGCTCGGCGTGCTCGACGAGCTGGCCGCGGCCGGCGCCACGAGCGTCGTCGACCTGGGCTGCGGCGGCGGACAGCTCCTGGCGGACGTGCTCGCCCGCCCGGCGTACGCCGTCGTGGCCGGCACCGACGTCTCCGCCGTCGGTGTGCTCGCCACGCAGCGCCGGCTCCGGGTCGACGAGCGCTCCCTGCGGCGCACCCCGGACCGCCAGGCCGAGGCCCTCCGCGCCCGCATCAGCGTCTTCCAGGCCTCGGTCACCTACACCGACGAGCGGTTCGCCGGGTACGACGCGGCCGTGCTCATGGAGGTCGTGGAGCACCTCGATCCCGAGCGGCTGCCCGCCCTGGAGCGTGTCGTCTTCGGCGAGGCGCGCCCCGGCGCGGTCGTGGTGACCACCCCCAACGCCGACCACAACGTCCGCTACCCCGGCCTGACCGGGTTCCGGCACCCCGACCACCGGTTCGAGTGGTCGCGCGAGGAGTTCGCCGCGTGGTGCGACGGCGTGGCCGCGCGCACCGGCTACACGGTCGAGCGCCGCTGGGTCGGCGAGGTCGATCCCGAGGTCGGCGCGCCCACGCAGATGGGGGTGTTCCGCCGTGGCTGA
- a CDS encoding AAA family ATPase yields MRFDEPPVVRMYVDERRLPQQQWPMTVPAVAQVVREGFEPAPGVTFLVGENGSGKSTVVEGLAEAYGLPVEGGSRNGGQETRRSESRLGWALEVQRGIGSGRWGFFLRAETMHSWYTFVEQTGGNRRDPVFHELSHGESFLEVARNRIDGPGFYCLDEPEAALSFSASLALVGHLHAIAAEGGQVVCATHSPVLASLPGARILEVGPWGLRETSWEELELVQHWRRFMDAPGRYLRHVVED; encoded by the coding sequence GTGCGCTTCGACGAACCTCCCGTGGTCCGGATGTACGTCGACGAGCGTCGCCTCCCGCAGCAGCAGTGGCCCATGACCGTGCCGGCGGTGGCCCAGGTCGTCCGCGAGGGCTTCGAACCCGCACCGGGAGTGACGTTCCTCGTGGGCGAGAACGGTTCGGGCAAGTCGACGGTCGTCGAGGGACTGGCCGAGGCGTACGGGCTGCCGGTCGAGGGCGGCTCGCGCAACGGCGGTCAGGAGACAAGGCGCAGTGAGTCGCGCCTCGGGTGGGCGCTGGAGGTCCAGCGCGGGATCGGGTCCGGACGGTGGGGGTTCTTCCTGCGCGCCGAGACCATGCACAGCTGGTACACGTTCGTCGAGCAGACCGGTGGCAACCGCCGCGACCCGGTCTTCCACGAGCTGTCCCACGGCGAGTCGTTCCTCGAGGTGGCGCGCAACCGGATCGACGGACCGGGTTTCTACTGCCTGGACGAGCCGGAGGCCGCGCTCTCCTTCTCCGCCAGCCTGGCGCTCGTGGGGCACCTCCACGCGATCGCAGCGGAGGGCGGCCAGGTCGTGTGCGCGACCCACTCCCCCGTGCTCGCCTCGCTCCCCGGCGCCCGCATCCTCGAGGTCGGCCCGTGGGGGCTCCGCGAGACGAGCTGGGAGGAGCTCGAGCTGGTGCAGCACTGGCGCCGGTTCATGGACGCCCCGGGCCGCTACCTGCGGCACGTCGTCGAGGACTGA
- a CDS encoding RsmB/NOP family class I SAM-dependent RNA methyltransferase, with translation MADPRRRGGRPTGARSGGRPPAARRSADPARLAAYDVLRAVRVDDAYANLVLPDVLRKHGLGGRDAGFATELAAGTIRRQGTYDAVLATCVDRPLVKVEAKVLDALRLGAHQLLSMRVPAHAAISTTVDLVRARVGQGPAGFTNAVLRKVAAHDLPAWVRRVAPDPGTDPVGFGSVAHSHPRWVVAALTDALTASGRPDDLDALLAADNEAPGVTLVARPGRIDRDGLVVQAEGEPTAYSPVGVSLPGGDPGALPAVAAGDAGVQDEGSQLVALALAEAAEGGAGERWLDLCAGPGGKAALLAALAAQRGARLTANEAQEHRTALVRRALSLADGSLAPGVEDVVTGDGTAPRWDAGTFDRVLVDAPCSGLGALRRRPESRWRRQPSDLRTLVPLQERLLGAALDLVRPGGTVVYATCSPVPAETVGVVDAVLAGRDDVEAVDATAVLPEVPDAVGPTLATGAVTLQLWPHVHRTDAMFVAVLRRR, from the coding sequence ATGGCTGACCCCCGTCGCCGCGGCGGTCGGCCCACCGGAGCCCGCTCCGGGGGGCGTCCGCCCGCCGCGCGCCGCTCCGCCGACCCGGCCCGGCTCGCGGCGTACGACGTCCTCCGCGCCGTCCGCGTCGACGACGCCTACGCCAACCTCGTGCTGCCCGACGTCCTGCGCAAGCACGGACTGGGCGGGCGCGACGCCGGCTTCGCGACCGAGCTCGCGGCGGGCACGATCCGTCGGCAGGGCACGTACGACGCGGTCCTCGCCACCTGCGTCGACCGGCCGCTCGTCAAGGTCGAGGCCAAGGTGCTCGACGCGCTGCGCCTCGGCGCCCACCAGCTGCTCTCCATGCGGGTGCCCGCCCACGCGGCGATCAGCACCACGGTCGACCTCGTGCGTGCACGGGTCGGGCAGGGGCCGGCCGGCTTCACCAACGCCGTCCTCCGCAAGGTCGCGGCCCACGACCTGCCGGCCTGGGTGCGTCGTGTCGCCCCCGACCCGGGCACCGACCCGGTCGGGTTCGGCTCGGTCGCGCACAGCCACCCCCGATGGGTCGTCGCGGCGTTGACCGACGCTCTGACCGCCTCCGGACGCCCCGACGACCTCGACGCCCTGCTGGCGGCGGACAACGAGGCCCCGGGGGTCACGCTGGTGGCCCGTCCCGGTCGCATCGACCGCGACGGGCTCGTGGTGCAGGCCGAGGGCGAGCCCACGGCGTACTCGCCCGTCGGCGTCAGCCTGCCCGGCGGCGATCCCGGGGCCCTGCCCGCCGTCGCGGCCGGCGACGCGGGCGTGCAGGACGAGGGCTCGCAGCTCGTCGCGCTCGCCCTCGCGGAGGCTGCGGAGGGCGGCGCCGGGGAGCGGTGGCTCGACCTCTGTGCCGGTCCGGGCGGCAAGGCCGCGCTGCTCGCCGCCCTGGCCGCCCAGCGGGGCGCCCGGCTCACGGCCAACGAGGCGCAGGAGCACCGCACCGCGCTCGTACGGCGCGCCCTCAGCCTCGCGGACGGCTCGCTGGCGCCGGGGGTCGAGGACGTGGTGACCGGCGACGGCACCGCTCCCCGCTGGGACGCGGGCACGTTCGACCGGGTGCTCGTGGACGCGCCGTGCTCCGGGCTCGGCGCGCTGCGGCGGCGGCCCGAGTCGCGCTGGCGGCGCCAGCCCTCGGACCTGCGCACGCTCGTCCCCCTGCAGGAGCGGCTGCTCGGCGCTGCCCTCGACCTCGTGCGTCCGGGCGGGACCGTGGTCTACGCGACGTGCTCGCCGGTGCCGGCGGAGACCGTCGGCGTGGTCGACGCGGTGCTCGCGGGGCGCGACGACGTGGAGGCGGTGGACGCGACGGCGGTGCTGCCGGAGGTGCCCGACGCCGTCGGCCCCACCCTGGCGACGGGCGCCGTCACGCTGCAGCTGTGGCCGCACGTGCACCGCACCGACGCGATGTTCGTCGCGGTGCTGCGCCGGCGCTGA